In Azospirillum ramasamyi, one DNA window encodes the following:
- the nosP gene encoding nitric oxide-sensing protein NosP, producing the protein MSAKDRSIKTPAGTAAGDGMPRAVSHAERPADAARELRAGLGDAALELAVVFCAPSYDRQALADALAAEFGMVPVIGCTTAGEIGPGGYTTNAMVAVGFPSEDFSIVTALVDHVDRFEIADSTAIARSLLSRRDRAMASRPVPLGEEARSFAMLLIDGLSMSEETVVSALHNALIDIPLFGASAGDDLHFERTFVLHEGAFHPNAAVVALFTTTRPFTVFRTQHFVSSDRKMVVTGADPQHRIVHEINAEPAGREYARLVGLEGEPLTPMIFASHPVVVRVGGQYHVRSIQKVNDDESLTFFCAIDEGIVLTVAEGVDPVANFDGLIEGIEAEVGAPDLILGCDCILRRLEMEQRQLNAVMSERLARHRVVGFCAYGEQVNGMHVNQTFTGVAIGGR; encoded by the coding sequence ATGTCCGCAAAGGACAGATCGATAAAGACGCCTGCGGGAACGGCGGCCGGCGACGGCATGCCGCGCGCCGTCAGCCATGCCGAACGCCCCGCCGACGCCGCAAGGGAGCTGCGCGCCGGGCTGGGCGACGCGGCTCTGGAACTGGCGGTCGTCTTCTGCGCGCCGAGCTATGACAGGCAGGCGCTGGCCGACGCGCTGGCGGCGGAGTTCGGCATGGTGCCGGTGATCGGCTGCACCACGGCGGGGGAGATCGGCCCCGGCGGCTACACCACCAACGCGATGGTGGCGGTGGGCTTCCCGAGCGAGGACTTTTCCATCGTCACCGCGCTGGTCGACCATGTCGACCGTTTCGAGATCGCCGACAGCACCGCCATCGCCCGGTCCCTGCTGTCGCGCCGCGACCGGGCGATGGCGTCGCGCCCGGTGCCGCTGGGCGAGGAGGCCCGCAGCTTCGCCATGCTGCTGATCGACGGGCTGTCGATGAGCGAGGAGACGGTGGTCAGCGCGCTGCACAACGCGCTGATCGACATCCCGCTGTTCGGCGCCTCGGCCGGCGACGACCTGCATTTCGAACGCACCTTCGTCCTGCATGAGGGCGCCTTCCACCCCAACGCGGCGGTGGTGGCGCTGTTCACCACGACGCGGCCCTTCACCGTCTTCCGCACCCAGCATTTCGTCAGCTCCGACCGCAAGATGGTGGTCACCGGCGCCGACCCGCAGCACCGCATCGTCCACGAGATCAATGCCGAGCCGGCGGGCCGCGAATACGCCCGGCTGGTCGGGCTGGAGGGGGAGCCGCTGACCCCGATGATCTTCGCCTCCCACCCGGTGGTGGTGCGGGTCGGCGGCCAGTACCATGTCCGCTCCATCCAGAAGGTGAACGACGACGAGAGCCTGACCTTCTTCTGCGCCATCGACGAGGGCATCGTCCTGACCGTGGCGGAGGGGGTCGATCCGGTCGCCAACTTCGACGGGCTGATCGAGGGCATCGAGGCGGAGGTCGGCGCCCCCGACCTGATCCTCGGCTGCGACTGCATCCTGCGCCGGCTGGAGATGGAGCAGCGGCAATTGAACGCCGTCATGTCGGAACGGCTGGCGCGCCATCGGGTTGTCGGATTCTGCGCCTACGGTGAACAGGTGAACGGCATGCACGTCAACCAGACCTTCACGGGCGTCGCCATCGGAGGGCGCTAA
- a CDS encoding DUF779 domain-containing protein has protein sequence MPAVSAPTDRVIATPEAIALLDRLAAKHGPLMLHLSGGCCDGSAPLCLPLGEFRLGERDLRLGTVAGAPFCMGEDTFQWWRNTQVILDVIQARGGGFSLEAPDGVRFTAKARLFTDEELAGLSDPQPANML, from the coding sequence ATGCCAGCCGTCTCCGCGCCGACCGACCGCGTCATCGCCACCCCCGAGGCCATCGCCCTGCTGGACCGCCTGGCGGCCAAGCACGGACCGCTGATGCTGCACCTGTCGGGCGGCTGCTGCGACGGGTCGGCGCCGCTCTGCCTGCCGCTCGGGGAGTTCCGGCTGGGCGAGCGTGACCTTCGCCTCGGCACCGTCGCCGGGGCGCCCTTCTGCATGGGCGAGGACACCTTCCAATGGTGGCGCAACACCCAGGTCATCCTGGACGTTATCCAGGCGCGCGGCGGCGGCTTCTCGCTGGAGGCGCCGGACGGCGTGCGCTTCACCGCCAAGGCCCGCCTGTTCACGGATGAGGAATTGGCGGGGCTTTCCGATCCGCAACCTGCAAACATGCTCTGA
- the adh gene encoding aldehyde dehydrogenase codes for MLHQALDTLQKQIALRPRYDNFIGGQWVAPVDGQYFTNLTPITGKALCEVARSQAADIELALDAAHKAKDAWGRTSPTERSNILLKIADRMEERLEVIALAETLDNGKPIRETRAADVPLAIDHFRYYAGCIRAQEGSIAEIDHTTYAYHFHEPLGVVGQIIPWNFPLLMAAWKLAPALAAGNCIVLKPAEQTPMAIMVLMEMIGDLLPPGVVNVVNGFGIEAGKPLATSKRIAKIAFTGETSTGRLILQYASENIIPSTVELGGKSPNIFFEDVMAADDEFLDKALEGFAMFALNQGEVCTCPSRVLIQKSIYDRFIKLAVERVAKITQGHPLDGATMIGAQASQEQLEKILSYIEIGKAEGAKVLIGGERAHLGGELEGGYYVQPTILEGHNKMRIFQEEIFGPVVAVTTFETEEEALAIANDSEFGLGAGVWSRDGNRAFRMGRGIQAGRVWTNCYHLYPAHAAFGGYKKSGIGRETHKMMLDHYQQTKNLLVSYSPKALGFF; via the coding sequence ATGCTCCACCAGGCTCTCGACACGCTCCAGAAGCAGATCGCGCTCCGCCCCCGCTACGACAACTTTATCGGCGGCCAGTGGGTGGCGCCGGTGGACGGCCAATACTTCACCAATCTGACCCCGATCACCGGAAAGGCTCTGTGCGAGGTCGCCCGGTCCCAGGCCGCCGACATCGAACTGGCGCTGGACGCCGCGCACAAGGCCAAGGACGCCTGGGGCCGCACCTCGCCGACCGAGCGCTCGAACATCCTGCTGAAGATCGCCGACCGCATGGAAGAGCGGCTGGAGGTCATCGCGCTGGCCGAGACGCTGGACAACGGCAAGCCGATCCGCGAGACCCGCGCCGCCGACGTTCCGCTGGCCATCGACCATTTCCGCTACTACGCCGGCTGCATCCGCGCCCAGGAAGGCTCGATCGCCGAGATCGACCACACCACCTACGCCTACCATTTCCATGAGCCGCTGGGCGTCGTCGGCCAGATCATCCCCTGGAACTTCCCGCTGCTGATGGCCGCCTGGAAGCTGGCCCCGGCGCTGGCCGCCGGCAACTGCATCGTGCTGAAGCCGGCCGAGCAGACCCCGATGGCGATCATGGTCCTGATGGAGATGATCGGCGACCTGCTGCCGCCCGGCGTCGTCAACGTCGTCAACGGCTTCGGCATCGAGGCCGGCAAGCCGCTCGCCACCAGCAAGCGCATCGCCAAGATCGCCTTCACCGGCGAGACCTCGACCGGCCGCCTGATCCTGCAATACGCGTCGGAGAACATCATCCCGTCGACCGTCGAGCTGGGCGGCAAGTCGCCGAACATCTTCTTCGAAGACGTGATGGCCGCCGACGACGAGTTCCTGGACAAGGCGCTGGAAGGCTTCGCGATGTTCGCGCTGAACCAGGGCGAGGTCTGCACCTGCCCGAGCCGCGTCCTCATCCAGAAGTCGATCTACGACCGCTTCATCAAGCTGGCGGTGGAGCGCGTCGCCAAGATCACCCAGGGCCATCCGCTGGACGGCGCCACCATGATCGGCGCCCAGGCCTCGCAGGAGCAGCTGGAGAAGATCCTCTCCTACATCGAGATCGGCAAGGCCGAGGGCGCCAAGGTGCTGATCGGCGGCGAGCGCGCCCATCTGGGCGGCGAGCTGGAGGGCGGCTATTACGTGCAGCCGACCATCCTGGAAGGCCACAACAAGATGCGCATCTTCCAGGAGGAGATCTTCGGCCCGGTCGTCGCCGTGACCACCTTCGAGACCGAGGAAGAGGCGCTGGCCATCGCCAACGACAGCGAGTTCGGCCTGGGCGCCGGCGTGTGGAGCCGCGACGGCAACCGCGCCTTCCGCATGGGCCGCGGCATCCAGGCCGGCCGCGTGTGGACCAACTGCTACCACCTGTATCCGGCGCATGCCGCCTTCGGCGGCTACAAGAAGTCCGGCATCGGCCGCGAGACGCACAAGATGATGCTCGACCACTACCAGCAGACCAAGAACCTGCTGGTCAGCTACAGCCCGAAAGCGCTCGGCTTCTTCTGA
- a CDS encoding formate dehydrogenase subunit gamma has product MRPLHALLLLIALLAVQSLAAPTFAQAQLYQAPGPDSPTTKEQVPLYVPQDDKLIGRVSIPDQKLAVLVQPQGREWREWRSHTLRLAIGGLAIGITAVLTIFFLYRGTIRIHGGKSGRLVLRFNGLDRFAHWTTAVSFLAMALTGVILTFGRTLLIPLIGHQAFTPLAEYSKSIHNFVSVPFVVGLLMIMALWLRDNIPEKSDWQWIKTGGGLFSKAGGHHPEAGRFNAGQKGVFWGIVLGGIGLAVTGYLLMVPFAFTGIGGMQIMHVVHGLLAALLIAVVIGHIYIGTIGMEGAFDAMGSGEVDEAWAIEHHRRWYEEQLRKGYVEGRQPAE; this is encoded by the coding sequence ATGCGACCCCTGCACGCCCTGCTGCTGCTGATCGCCCTGCTGGCCGTTCAGAGTCTGGCCGCTCCGACTTTCGCACAAGCGCAGCTCTATCAGGCGCCCGGCCCCGATTCGCCCACCACCAAGGAGCAGGTGCCGCTCTACGTCCCGCAGGACGACAAGCTGATCGGCCGCGTCAGCATCCCGGACCAGAAGCTGGCGGTGCTGGTCCAGCCGCAAGGGCGGGAATGGCGGGAGTGGCGCAGCCACACGCTGCGGCTGGCCATCGGCGGGCTGGCCATCGGCATAACGGCGGTGCTGACGATCTTCTTCCTCTACCGCGGCACCATCCGCATCCATGGCGGCAAGTCGGGACGGCTGGTCCTGCGCTTCAACGGGCTGGACCGGTTCGCCCATTGGACGACGGCGGTCAGCTTCCTGGCGATGGCGCTCACCGGGGTGATCCTCACCTTCGGCCGGACGCTGCTGATCCCGCTGATCGGCCATCAGGCCTTCACCCCGCTGGCGGAATACTCCAAGTCGATCCACAACTTCGTCAGCGTGCCCTTCGTCGTCGGGCTGCTGATGATCATGGCGCTCTGGCTGCGCGACAACATCCCCGAGAAGTCCGACTGGCAATGGATAAAGACCGGCGGCGGCCTGTTCTCCAAGGCCGGCGGCCACCATCCGGAAGCCGGGCGCTTCAACGCCGGGCAGAAGGGGGTGTTCTGGGGCATCGTGCTGGGCGGGATCGGTTTGGCGGTCACCGGCTATCTGCTGATGGTGCCCTTCGCCTTCACCGGCATCGGCGGCATGCAGATCATGCACGTCGTCCACGGGCTGCTGGCGGCCCTTCTGATCGCGGTGGTGATCGGCCACATCTACATCGGCACCATCGGCATGGAAGGCGCCTTCGACGCCATGGGCAGCGGCGAGGTCGACGAGGCCTGGGCCATCGAGCATCACCGCCGCTGGTACGAGGAGCAGCTGCGCAAGGGCTATGTCGAGGGGCGGCAGCCGGCGGAGTGA
- the fdh3B gene encoding formate dehydrogenase FDH3 subunit beta, translated as MARMKFLCDAERCIECNACVTACKNEHEVPWGINRRRLVTLNDGKPGERSISMACMHCDDPPCAAVCPVDCFLQTADGVVLHSKDLCIGCGYCFYACPFGAPQFPRTTDFGSRGKMDKCTFCAGGPEADNSVEEYQKYGANRLAEGKLPLCAEMCSTRALMGGDGAVLADIYQERSLRRGYGSGAPGWSTAYRRNDRGSSFAPGGTGTGGA; from the coding sequence ATGGCCCGGATGAAATTCCTGTGCGACGCCGAACGCTGCATCGAGTGCAACGCCTGCGTCACCGCCTGCAAGAACGAGCATGAGGTTCCCTGGGGCATCAACCGCCGCCGGCTGGTCACGCTGAACGACGGCAAGCCGGGCGAGCGGTCGATCTCCATGGCCTGTATGCATTGCGACGACCCGCCCTGCGCCGCGGTGTGCCCGGTCGACTGCTTCCTGCAGACCGCCGACGGGGTGGTGCTGCACAGCAAGGACCTGTGCATCGGCTGCGGTTATTGCTTCTACGCCTGCCCGTTCGGCGCGCCGCAATTCCCGCGCACCACCGATTTCGGCAGCCGCGGCAAGATGGACAAATGCACCTTCTGCGCCGGCGGTCCCGAAGCCGACAACAGCGTCGAGGAATACCAGAAATACGGCGCCAACCGGCTGGCGGAAGGCAAGCTGCCGCTCTGTGCCGAGATGTGCTCCACCCGCGCGCTGATGGGCGGCGACGGTGCGGTGCTGGCCGACATCTACCAGGAACGCTCGCTGCGCCGCGGCTACGGCTCGGGCGCGCCGGGCTGGTCCACCGCCTACAGGCGCAACGACCGCGGCTCCTCCTTCGCGCCCGGCGGGACGGGCACCGGAGGGGCGTGA
- a CDS encoding formate dehydrogenase subunit alpha, translating to MLVKRSSAKASRAKRSGLFGALSDSLESGVSRRGFLRRSGLAAGGIAAVGALPGGMIRKAEAGPILPNIEVVTRKNVCTHCSVGCTVIAEVQNGVWVGQEPGWESPINQGTHCAKGASVRELTKGTRRVKYPLKLVDGVWHRINWDQAIEEIGNQLLEIRQASGPDAVFWLGSAKFSNEGAYLYRKLAAFWGTNNVDHQARICHSTTVAGVANTWGYGAMTNSYNDIQNSKALLIVGGNPAEAHPVSMQHMLRGKEHNRAPFIVIDPRFTRTAAHATEYVRIRPGTDIPIAWGLLWHIFENGWEDKEYIRQRVYGMDEIRAEVKKWTPEEVERVTGVPGSQLRRVAEVLAKSKPSTVIWCMGVTQHTVGTANVRALSILQLALGNIGMAGGGANIYRGHCNVQGATDFGLDVSTLPAYYGLAEGAWKHFARAWDVEYDYLKGRFGSKDLMETKGIPTTRWFDAVLAKPGEIDQPSPLRAMMCFGHGGNTVTRMPEMVKGLEKLSLLVIADPHPTTFAAIKERRNGTYILPACTQFETDGSRTCSNRSMQWGEKVVEPIFESKDDYTIIYLLARKLGFADEMFKHITVEETRPVPEDILREMNRSCLSIGATGQSPERLKMHMKHQADFDKITMRAASGPCAGDYYGLPWPSWGHPEIRHPGSAVLYDTSKHVMDGGGVFRARFGVERNGVSLLADGSYSKGSEIEDGYPEFTMAVLKKLGWDKDLTPEEMRVIQAIGGGDVDSVSWQTDLSMGIIRVALKHGCVPHGNAKARAVAWNLPDPVPIHREPIYSPRPELVKAFPAIEDRRDFRLVQLARSLQFKVADSDLRQRFPMVLTSGRLVEYEGGGEETRSNPWLAELQQSMFAEINTKDAERLGIRDGSWVWVYGPEDGSKAKVRALVTDRVGGGTVFMPFHFSGFWQGDSLRDNYPPNTDPIVLGEPVNGVTTYGYDPVTFMQETKVTLCRVEPA from the coding sequence ATGCTGGTCAAACGGTCCTCAGCGAAAGCGTCGCGCGCCAAGCGGTCCGGTCTGTTCGGGGCGCTGTCCGACAGCCTGGAGTCGGGCGTCAGCCGCCGCGGCTTCCTGCGCCGCTCCGGCCTAGCCGCGGGCGGCATCGCCGCCGTCGGCGCGCTGCCGGGCGGCATGATCCGCAAGGCGGAGGCGGGTCCGATCCTGCCGAACATCGAGGTGGTGACGCGCAAGAACGTCTGCACCCACTGCTCGGTCGGCTGCACCGTGATCGCGGAGGTGCAGAACGGCGTCTGGGTGGGGCAGGAACCGGGCTGGGAAAGCCCGATCAACCAGGGCACCCATTGCGCCAAGGGCGCCTCGGTGCGCGAACTGACCAAGGGCACCCGCCGCGTCAAATACCCGCTCAAGCTGGTCGACGGCGTGTGGCATCGCATCAACTGGGACCAGGCGATCGAGGAGATCGGCAACCAGCTTCTGGAAATCCGGCAGGCCTCGGGGCCGGACGCGGTTTTCTGGCTCGGCTCGGCCAAGTTCTCCAACGAGGGCGCCTATCTGTACCGTAAGCTGGCCGCCTTCTGGGGGACCAACAACGTCGACCATCAGGCGCGCATCTGCCATTCCACCACGGTCGCCGGCGTGGCGAACACGTGGGGCTACGGCGCCATGACCAACAGCTACAACGACATCCAGAACTCCAAGGCGCTGCTGATCGTCGGCGGCAACCCGGCGGAGGCGCACCCGGTGTCGATGCAGCACATGCTGCGCGGCAAGGAGCACAACCGCGCGCCCTTCATCGTCATCGACCCGCGCTTCACCCGCACCGCCGCGCATGCCACCGAATATGTCCGCATCCGTCCCGGCACCGACATTCCCATCGCCTGGGGCCTGCTGTGGCACATCTTCGAGAATGGCTGGGAGGACAAGGAGTATATCCGCCAGCGCGTCTACGGCATGGACGAGATCCGCGCCGAGGTGAAGAAGTGGACCCCCGAGGAGGTGGAGCGCGTCACCGGCGTTCCCGGCTCGCAGCTTCGCCGGGTGGCGGAGGTGCTGGCGAAGAGCAAGCCCAGCACCGTCATCTGGTGCATGGGCGTCACCCAGCACACGGTGGGCACCGCCAACGTGCGCGCGCTGTCGATCCTGCAGCTTGCGCTGGGCAACATCGGCATGGCCGGCGGCGGCGCCAACATCTACCGCGGCCACTGCAACGTGCAGGGCGCCACCGACTTCGGCCTCGATGTCAGCACGCTGCCGGCCTATTACGGGCTGGCCGAAGGGGCATGGAAGCATTTCGCCCGCGCCTGGGACGTCGAATACGACTATCTGAAGGGTCGCTTCGGCTCCAAGGATCTGATGGAGACCAAGGGCATCCCGACCACCCGCTGGTTCGACGCGGTGCTGGCCAAGCCGGGCGAGATCGACCAGCCGAGCCCCTTGCGCGCCATGATGTGCTTCGGCCATGGCGGCAACACCGTCACCCGCATGCCGGAGATGGTGAAGGGGCTGGAGAAGCTGAGCCTGCTGGTCATCGCCGACCCGCACCCGACCACCTTCGCCGCCATCAAGGAGCGGCGCAACGGCACCTACATCCTGCCGGCCTGCACCCAGTTCGAGACCGACGGGTCGCGCACCTGCTCCAACCGCTCGATGCAGTGGGGCGAGAAGGTGGTGGAGCCGATCTTCGAATCGAAGGACGACTACACCATCATCTATCTGCTGGCGCGCAAGCTGGGCTTCGCCGACGAGATGTTCAAGCACATCACGGTGGAGGAAACCCGCCCGGTGCCGGAGGACATCCTGCGCGAGATGAACCGCAGCTGCCTGTCCATCGGCGCCACCGGCCAGTCGCCGGAACGGCTGAAGATGCACATGAAGCATCAGGCCGATTTCGACAAGATCACCATGCGGGCAGCCTCCGGCCCCTGCGCCGGCGACTATTACGGCCTGCCCTGGCCCAGCTGGGGCCATCCCGAGATCAGGCATCCGGGGTCGGCGGTGCTCTACGACACCTCCAAGCATGTGATGGACGGCGGCGGCGTCTTCCGCGCCCGCTTCGGGGTGGAGCGCAACGGCGTCTCGCTGCTGGCCGACGGCTCCTATTCCAAGGGGTCGGAGATCGAGGACGGCTATCCCGAATTCACCATGGCCGTGCTGAAGAAGCTGGGCTGGGACAAGGATCTGACCCCGGAGGAGATGCGCGTCATCCAGGCCATCGGCGGCGGCGACGTGGACAGCGTCAGCTGGCAGACCGACCTGTCGATGGGCATCATCCGGGTGGCGCTTAAGCATGGCTGCGTGCCGCACGGCAACGCCAAGGCGCGCGCCGTCGCCTGGAACCTGCCCGACCCGGTGCCGATCCACCGCGAGCCGATCTATTCCCCGCGGCCGGAACTGGTGAAGGCCTTTCCGGCCATCGAGGACCGGCGCGATTTCCGCCTGGTCCAGCTCGCCCGCTCGCTCCAGTTCAAGGTGGCCGACAGCGACCTGCGCCAGCGCTTCCCCATGGTTCTGACCTCCGGCCGTCTGGTCGAATACGAGGGCGGCGGCGAGGAGACGCGATCCAACCCGTGGCTTGCCGAACTGCAGCAGTCGATGTTCGCGGAGATCAACACCAAGGACGCCGAACGGCTGGGCATCAGGGACGGATCCTGGGTCTGGGTCTATGGGCCGGAGGACGGCAGCAAGGCCAAGGTGAGGGCGCTGGTGACCGACCGCGTCGGCGGCGGCACGGTGTTCATGCCCTTCCACTTCTCCGGCTTCTGGCAGGGCGACAGCTTGCGCGACAACTACCCGCCCAACACCGATCCCATCGTGCTGGGCGAGCCGGTCAACGGGGTGACGACCTACGGCTACGATCCCGTCACCTTCATGCAGGAAACCAAGGTCACCCTCTGCCGGGTCGAGCCGGCATGA
- a CDS encoding twin-arginine translocation signal domain-containing protein: MKTPEPPRNPLQRRDILKTLGLGAAGAAAATVLPGGEAAQAMESPQEQVKARYRETEHVKRFYALNRL; this comes from the coding sequence ATGAAGACGCCAGAACCCCCGCGCAATCCCCTGCAGCGCCGCGATATCCTGAAAACGCTGGGATTGGGCGCGGCCGGCGCCGCCGCGGCCACCGTGCTGCCCGGCGGCGAGGCGGCGCAGGCCATGGAATCGCCGCAGGAGCAGGTGAAGGCCCGCTACCGCGAAACCGAACACGTCAAGCGCTTCTACGCGCTGAACCGCCTCTAG
- a CDS encoding TorD/DmsD family molecular chaperone, which yields MTVHDPESGADGLRADVYRLLALTLAAPPSADLLGLLGGLTGDGTAMGRAFDDLASRARAASPREAEREFNTLFIGVVQGELVPYASYYRTGFLTDRPLSALRADLQALGLERAPDVSEPEDHIAALCDVMAVLIREGADPAVQRHMLDSHLTPWAGRFFRDLEGAEAAALYRPVGTIGRLFLEIEGEALTGQIDQLEGADA from the coding sequence ATGACGGTTCATGATCCGGAAAGCGGCGCGGACGGCCTGCGCGCCGACGTCTACCGTCTGCTGGCGCTGACGCTGGCGGCGCCGCCGTCCGCCGATCTTCTGGGACTGCTCGGCGGCCTCACGGGCGATGGCACGGCGATGGGCCGCGCCTTCGACGACCTCGCATCGCGCGCCCGCGCCGCCAGTCCGCGGGAGGCGGAGCGCGAGTTCAACACGCTGTTCATCGGCGTCGTCCAGGGCGAACTGGTGCCCTACGCCTCCTACTACCGCACCGGCTTCCTGACAGACCGGCCGCTGTCCGCCCTGCGCGCCGACCTGCAGGCGTTGGGGCTGGAGCGCGCGCCCGACGTGTCGGAGCCGGAGGACCACATCGCCGCGCTCTGCGACGTGATGGCGGTGCTGATCCGCGAAGGAGCCGATCCGGCGGTGCAGCGGCACATGCTGGACAGCCACCTGACGCCCTGGGCCGGGCGCTTCTTCCGGGATCTGGAGGGGGCGGAGGCCGCCGCCCTCTATCGCCCGGTCGGCACCATCGGCCGCCTGTTCCTGGAGATCGAGGGCGAAGCGCTTACCGGACAAATCGACCAGCTGGAGGGAGCCGACGCATGA
- the nadA gene encoding quinolinate synthase NadA, giving the protein MVLLITSIQRSSQMPEAAELAYTPAVAAATAPIYDRMKRVVPAIEWPFHAPLVHAINELKRERNAVILAHNYQTPEIFHGVADIVGDSLALAAKATQTDADVIVLAGVHFMAETAKLLNPAKTVLIPSRNAGCSLADSITAADVRLLREAHPGVPVVAYVNTSAEVKAEVDICCTSGNAVEVVESLGVDRVIFLPDEYLAKYVATQTKVEIIAWKGHCEVHGRFTGAEIDEFRRRFDRLTVIAHPECPPDVLQAADFVGSTARMIDFVGSEKPPRVLMVTECSMSDNVAAASPETEFVRPCNLCPHMKTVTLSGILESLRTLEPRVEIPEALAARARRSVERMLAVKPK; this is encoded by the coding sequence ATGGTTTTGCTCATAACGAGCATACAGCGGAGCAGCCAGATGCCCGAGGCCGCCGAACTCGCCTACACCCCCGCCGTCGCCGCGGCGACCGCGCCGATCTACGACCGCATGAAGCGGGTGGTGCCGGCCATCGAATGGCCCTTCCACGCGCCGCTGGTCCACGCCATCAACGAGCTGAAGCGGGAACGCAACGCTGTCATCCTGGCGCACAACTACCAGACGCCGGAGATCTTCCACGGCGTGGCCGACATCGTCGGCGACAGCCTGGCGCTGGCCGCCAAGGCGACCCAGACCGATGCCGACGTGATCGTGCTGGCCGGCGTGCATTTCATGGCGGAGACGGCGAAGCTGCTGAACCCGGCCAAGACGGTGCTGATCCCCAGCCGCAACGCCGGCTGCTCGCTGGCCGACAGCATCACCGCCGCCGACGTCCGCCTCCTGCGCGAGGCGCATCCCGGCGTGCCGGTGGTCGCCTACGTCAACACCTCGGCCGAGGTGAAGGCGGAGGTCGACATCTGCTGCACCTCGGGCAACGCGGTGGAGGTGGTGGAATCGCTGGGCGTCGACCGGGTGATCTTCCTGCCCGACGAGTATCTGGCGAAATACGTCGCGACCCAGACCAAGGTCGAGATCATCGCCTGGAAGGGCCATTGCGAAGTGCATGGGCGCTTCACCGGGGCGGAGATCGACGAGTTCCGCCGGCGGTTCGACCGGCTGACCGTGATCGCCCACCCCGAATGCCCGCCCGACGTGCTGCAGGCCGCCGATTTCGTCGGCTCCACCGCCCGCATGATCGACTTCGTCGGCTCGGAGAAGCCGCCGCGGGTGCTGATGGTCACCGAATGCTCGATGAGCGACAACGTCGCCGCCGCCTCGCCGGAGACGGAGTTCGTGCGGCCCTGCAACCTCTGCCCGCACATGAAGACGGTGACGCTGTCGGGCATCCTGGAGTCGCTGCGGACCCTGGAACCGAGGGTGGAAATCCCCGAAGCCCTCGCCGCCCGCGCCCGCCGCTCGGTGGAGCGCATGCTGGCGGTGAAGCCGAAGTAG